One stretch of Dyella jiangningensis DNA includes these proteins:
- a CDS encoding response regulator transcription factor, producing MRFLIADVHPIILVALSEMLRVAFRDGISRIDTARGAHGLLQRLRGACYDYLIFEPDMSGPSKEISLLRAIKDADPSSKLIVYTGNSSPYLALTALDQGAKAYVSKSSRPQLAIDAIRAVVAGQTFIDPSIDVEAARNHPWNRLSSSERSIMLALARGENMQALAIDSHRSYKTVSTHKYNAFRKLGLRSKAEIGAFLNNHGLSFLVE from the coding sequence ATGAGGTTCCTGATTGCCGATGTTCACCCGATCATTCTTGTCGCGCTCTCTGAAATGCTGCGTGTTGCATTCCGAGACGGGATTTCCAGGATAGATACGGCTCGCGGGGCTCATGGATTATTGCAACGCCTGAGAGGAGCCTGCTACGACTACCTTATCTTTGAGCCGGACATGTCCGGGCCGTCCAAGGAAATCTCGCTCCTCAGGGCAATCAAAGATGCTGATCCGTCATCGAAGCTGATCGTCTACACGGGCAACTCGAGCCCGTACTTGGCATTGACGGCATTGGACCAGGGTGCCAAGGCATATGTGTCCAAATCCAGCAGACCTCAGCTGGCTATCGATGCTATCCGTGCCGTCGTGGCGGGCCAGACGTTCATCGATCCTTCGATTGACGTGGAGGCAGCCCGCAATCACCCATGGAACAGGCTCAGCAGCTCCGAGCGCAGCATCATGCTGGCCTTGGCCCGAGGCGAGAACATGCAGGCGCTCGCGATCGACAGTCACCGCAGCTACAAGACTGTTTCCACGCATAAGTACAACGCGTTCAGGAAACTGGGCTTGCGGTCCAAAGCTGAAATCGGCGCATTCCTCAATAACCACGGATTGAGTTTTCTGGTCGAGTAA